A section of the Malaclemys terrapin pileata isolate rMalTer1 chromosome 15, rMalTer1.hap1, whole genome shotgun sequence genome encodes:
- the HSPB2 gene encoding heat shock protein beta-2, which translates to MAERTVPHAYPMSTEYEFANPSKIYDQNFGEGVSPAEILAPTLYHGYYIRPRINKQLDRGISEINLNEHKFQVFLDVCHFLPDEIAVRTVDNLLEVTAQHSQKADRHGFISREFTRTYILPLDADPLRVKATLSHDGILSIEAPRTGGEVEARIKDVKITHQDQPVGMDKGKGQAEP; encoded by the exons ATGGCTGAGCGGACGGTCCCCCATGCCTACCCCATGAGCACGGAATACGAGTTCGCCAACCCCAGCAAGATCTATGACCAGAACTTTGGGGAAG GTGTGTCCCCTGCAGAGATTTTAGCCCCCACCTTGTATCATGGGTACTACATCAGGCCCCGGATCAACAAGCAGCTGGACCGGGGGATCTCTGAGATCAACCTCAATGAGCACAAATTCCAGGTGTTTCTGGATGTCTGCCACTTCCTGCCTGACGAGATCGCCGTCCGCACGGTGGACAACCTGCTGGAGGTGACAGCTCAGCACTCCCAGAAAGCTGACCGCCATGGCTTCATCTCCCGGGAATTCACCAGGACATACATCCTCCCACTGGATGCTGACCCCCTGCGAGTTAAAGCCACGCTGTCCCATGATGGCATCTTGAGCATAGAGGCTCCCCGAactgggggggaagtggaggccAGAATCAAGGATGTGAAAATAACTCACCAGGATCAGCCAGTGGGGATGGATAAGGGGAAGGGACAAGCTGAGCCCTAA
- the C15H11orf52 gene encoding uncharacterized protein C11orf52 homolog isoform X2, whose amino-acid sequence MGNSCNCAGRGRCPSPFKRKKEKQGTRAKQMSQPHQDDRKTGLQAAHMYDDVSEFPVYATVNKPRNVKRDDSVHYADIQVFTRARERSAQEVKNLQMQNATEYATLNFPHPRLKYDSRNGTLV is encoded by the exons ATGGGCAACTCCTGCAACTGTGCGGGACGCGG GAGATGTCCTTcaccttttaaaagaaaaaaagaaaagcaag GCACTAGAGCAAAACAGATGAGCCAACCGCACCAAGATGACAGGAAG ACGGGCCTGCAGGCTGCTCACATGTACGATGACGTCTCGGAGTTTCCAGTCTATGCTACTGTGAACAAGCCCAGGAATGTGAAGCGTGATGACAGCGTGCACTATGCAGATATCCAGGTATTCACCAGGGCCCGGGAGCGCTCGGCCCAAGAGGTGAAGAACTTGCAAATGCAGAATGCAACGGAGTATGCCACCCTTAACTTCCCCCATCCCAGACTGAAATACGACAGCAGAAATGGGACCCTGGTGTAA
- the C15H11orf52 gene encoding uncharacterized protein C11orf52 homolog isoform X1: MGILDCPSSCGRRCPSPFKRKKEKQGTRAKQMSQPHQDDRKTGLQAAHMYDDVSEFPVYATVNKPRNVKRDDSVHYADIQVFTRARERSAQEVKNLQMQNATEYATLNFPHPRLKYDSRNGTLV, translated from the exons ATGGGCATATTGGACTGTCCGAGTAGCTGCGGGAG GAGATGTCCTTcaccttttaaaagaaaaaaagaaaagcaag GCACTAGAGCAAAACAGATGAGCCAACCGCACCAAGATGACAGGAAG ACGGGCCTGCAGGCTGCTCACATGTACGATGACGTCTCGGAGTTTCCAGTCTATGCTACTGTGAACAAGCCCAGGAATGTGAAGCGTGATGACAGCGTGCACTATGCAGATATCCAGGTATTCACCAGGGCCCGGGAGCGCTCGGCCCAAGAGGTGAAGAACTTGCAAATGCAGAATGCAACGGAGTATGCCACCCTTAACTTCCCCCATCCCAGACTGAAATACGACAGCAGAAATGGGACCCTGGTGTAA